The sequence AACCCAAGAGTAATTTTTAGGTATTCCCGGAACGTGGAGAATgatactctctcctctcacattcatagtagggtccgctcattaaattcataataaggTCCATCATGAATGTAAGAGGAAAGAGCACCGACTCCCTAAGAATTTTCCCCCACCCACTACAGCATTGACGTAGACTTTTGGATCCTTGTCTCCTGTACTAAACAAAAAAGCTTTTCAAATCGCTGTATTCTTGAAACTTCTGTACATGGGACAAGGACAAGACCATGTCTTAAGTCTTATCACAAAATTCATTTTGATTCGAATTTTGTCATTAGGGGCATCTTATGATGCGCTATGTGGAGATACCAAAGATTTGACCATTCAAATCAGGATCAAGTCACCATAGttctacttaaaaataaaaataaaaaacaatctgcaAAAAAATAGTATGAAGAAATATGGTTTCAGTCTTTttattctccatttttttttaatactataattacattttcttaGATGGATTGGGTTGCTAATATTGACAATATACTGTGTGaaaaattaacttaaaaaaattgaaatctcaaaagttttatgAGAAAGTgatcattaataataatttggcACATTGacaattatcattatttttttggtaaaactATTTAAGATTTCAATCGTGTTGAATTTTATTGATTCAAAAATTTGGGAGGGTGCACAATCtacatatgtttttattttagtgaAACTAATTATTGACCCACAATTTTAATAACAACCCCAAGTTTAATATCACCCATTGCTGTTAATTTGTCAATTGTCATGTTGCGTAAACGCATGAAATTTAAATCAACCTTCAATAACTGGTTCAATATAATATCTTTTCCTAAGATTGCATGTATGAAGAGTCAAATTTATGTTTCATCAGAAGATCTCTTACAATATTGCTTGAAATCTTGGACTAAAGTGCATGATTTAAATCGTCTGTCAATATTTGATCATATGTTACATTAGAATGTCTTTTCCTATGATTGCAACTTGCAAGTATGAAGAATCAAATTTATGTTTTGTCATAAAATCTCTTCCAAGATTGCAAGAAATCTTGTGCCAATCTTCTTgtaagatatttttatttttaattaagcaaaaagaaaatgaaaaaaaaaaagtttaatgagTGGTGGAGGTATAGACACATATGGACCACCATTTATTTTAACCACTCACAACTTTTCAATTGTAGCAaaaattgtgttattttttgtGGTCCTAGTATTTTTCACAAATTACTGAGTAGAAATATATACAGTCATTTTATatagtttcttttatttaaattattaatataatatcGAACAAGCCGGAGCTTATACTTGCATGGGGAGTTCTAACTTCTAACCATTGAACATTCCTCAATATTGTAAGGTTACAATTGAGATCTATAATATAACTTTGGTAACAGAGACAAGAATAGACGGAtcctcaataataataaaaaggacGAGTATATGATCATTATTCTGATTTGGTTTTGTTAAAACTTTGGTAGCAGAGGCAAGAGTAGTCAGATCCTTAGACTAGGCCTTGGTCATGAATAACCTTTCAAACTTGTCCAAGTCTTGAACAACCTCTCAAAGATGCCCTGGACCActctaatggcctgtttggatgtttaaaaaaggagggggagtagagtagaaggaaggagagtaattcaattaccttgtttgggagttttttaaggaaggagggggaggggtttggaggggtttgaaggggtttcaactacctccaaccccctcatttttaatttccccaaattggagagatttggagggagagtagagcacataaaattattgataaagtaaattacctaatttacccttattatatttataaaattacaatgttaaaaacaagggaagggctaattactcacttcccccttactaattataaaaacatccaaataaagtggaaggtaatcattctcctctactctcctccccactacttccctcccctctactcccctctactctcctccctctctaaactcccaaacatgCCATAAATCCTCTAAGCTGAAAGACCAACAATTTAGAGTTGGTAGTAGGTACAAGTAGATGCAAAACTAGGAAAAAACTAAGTGAAAATGTTAAAGAGTGGTGGTCGTAATGATAGACGGTGTACGGGACACaactaaaattgtgttttcatgaaacatattttaaaacaaGATTTCAACTAGAGTTTATATGATAACATGTAACTCAACGTGtgcaatttttattaaaaaaaaaaaaactcaatgtGTGCAACAataattgtgttttcaaaacatgatttcaattataattGTGAAATACTTGAATCATATCTTAAAACAATATTTCAACTGTAATATATATGGTAACGTATATCTCATTATATGCAACAATAATTAGTGTTTGCTAAATGAAGggattttaaattgattttcaatCTTATCAATTTAATGACGATGAAAATTGGTAATAGTGGTTGTGTCAATAGCTGCAAGCCAACGGAAGGCAACAATAACCATGATGGTGGCAGTGGGCTGGTGGCAATAGAGGTGATATCAACAGATTGTGGTGCTGACAATAGTTGTGGCAACATTGGTAGAGATTTAACATTGGTGGTGAAGGCAATGGCAGGAGCAGATGGTGGGGGCCGCAGGCAGGCAGAGACATAAGAAAGGTTTgataaaaacattaataaacGATGAGGTTTAACTCAAATGAGGTGTAGTTCTAATTTCTAACCAGCTGACAACGTTTATTTTCCTGATTTCTTCTACACCATAAACATGGAGTCAATGAGATAATCATCATTCTGCAATTTTTTCCcctatacataaaaaataattaaagaaaaagttcaaGAGAAGCATGTTTTCTTCTACTGtggactctctctctccttaacTGGGTGGAAGAAAGAGTAGCCAATTGTGTACAATGcccaacaaataaattaaatttaagggataaaaaaacatagcaaaaaataaaatgaacagatctcattttctcattaacatgaacaaaaaataCAGGAGTAGCCGGCATCTCACAAAAATTCCACGTCTTCTTCCTGTTGTTCCAGCACAATGGTTGCAAGGGCAAGTCTATATGATGAAGATCTTAGATTCCTAACCAGGACATAGATCTCCTTCCTCCGCTTTTTAGGCATGTTATTCCACTGCTCCTCTCTAAGACGAGCAAGTAAGACTACCTCACATAAAGCCTCTGCTACTGGCTTCTTGCTACACACATCATATCCAATATTGAGATTATGAACAAAAGTAAAACGAAACAATGGAAGACCATAGATGTACATAGTTGCTATGTAATCAAAGACGTGTATACTAACCTCCCTCGAACAAATCCAGTTGTAACAAAGCCAATTGGCCACCGATGAGATTCCCTTGCAATAGCATCTTCTGGTTTGTGGAGTTCCCACTTAGCAGGAGATTGTTCTTTGAAATACAATCTCACAGCAGATTGAGGCATTTGAAGTCCTCCCTCGTCAGTTCCTGACCTGCAACaatatcaaaaatcaaaatctaaatATTAATCAAGGGGATTCGTACCATAATAGGCACAAAGTAAAGAAGAAGTTGTCATTAACGAAGTTTGCATTTGAGAGAATAGTATTTTCATAAGAATGAGATAATCCAACATAtcttatgattttttatgtCAGATTTCACCTTTCTAATGCACCAAAGCATACACATTTCATCAACTATTCACATGAAAAGTTGTTTGAGAACCCTTGCAATTCATCTATCATCTTCCCAAATTAGAAGTTTTGTAATTGcagattcaaaaaaaataaaaaaaagagcaaaaaaaattctacatgaATGGAACTCTTGGGTAAGTGAAGGTAAGAACTCATTaacctaaaataaaagtttcaaGAGTTAACTACCTTGAAATCAACAATGATATATCAGTAAGTTGAGGTGCACATACAACTGCTCCCTCTTCAAAAACGCCTTCCTTGTAAGCATGGAGAAGAATTCTAAGAAAACATAGTTTCCGACCATAACCAAAGTGGGCAATACCATTCAAACTGGGGCCAAACTTGCTTTCATCTTTCAATAACTTTAATATTCTTGTCTTCTTGTCAGGCAGCTGAGAAAACAGAAGCAAATGATCACCTTGGATTTCTCTCAAGAAATCAGTCAGCACAAAGTGTGTCCTTGCTACAACTCCATCAAATGTATTACTATGATGAACAAATGATGATGTACTACAATTTCCAGAATCAGAGTTGGACAACAAATTGCCATAAACCATTTTTTCCTCATTGTTAATTTGACTATTTCCTGCTCTAGTGGGTCCTTCTTTGAAAGCATGGCGGATGGTCTCCCATGGTGGTGGAATGGGAACTCTCCATGGTCTGACATCAGGAGGAGAACGTTCCACTTTTTGATTAGAGACAGCAGCTTCATTTGCCATAAAGAATGAGTATGCATTGCAATCAGGAAAATCTGAAGGAAAAAAGGGCATGCCCATCTGCAAGAGATAAAATTTCATTCAATGCTTGATAAACCATTACTGAATACAATAGTTGTAACTTTGTAAGGTGCTGAAGAGCTTACTTCACTTGCAACCCAATGCTTCTCTCTCAAACCTATTGCATGAGCCCCCTTAGAGATAAGAGGAGCCCAAAAGACCCTGACCCAACTTAATGGAAGTATAATGGACCAtctgaaagaaaataaaacaaatactTATAAGATACtaaacattacaaaaaaaatctgACAGTTAGATTCTCCAtgcatctcaaaaaaaaaaaaaattgccatctAGTCGGCATACACAAAACAAATGTCACTAATAGCAAGAAAATAAACTTTGTTCTGATCAGCTGAGGTGCTTAAGGAAGATTATATTCATAAATTCACAATTTGCTTTCTCCTGAAAactgtttaacaaatttatcaGCTATCTTATGGACCACcgtaattttaaattttaaataaaaattcaagaaatcaagatgcttctcttcattttaaatattaattagaaATCAAAATGGaagttacccaaaaaaaaaaaaatcaaatggaaaaAACTGTGAAAGTCAAAGTGCTTTTCTTCATCTGAAACATTAATGTCATAAATGTAAttgtattcttaaaaataaatttccttAGATGGAATGATAAGCACATAGTAAGGAAAAGGCTAATCATAGATtcttaggttatgtttggtaacaatttttattttctattttcaaaaacttgtttttgggaatataaagaaaaaacaattttcttgtatttttgaaataaaaaacatgttcagtttttgggaatataaagaaaaaaaaaaactcttctatttttttgaagaaaaaaatagaaaatactaaaatatgttgttactaggatttgaactctaatgctaattcattaaatgagatacattcattaaattaaatgcatgttttcattgaattttaaaaattaaaaactgaaatcagccttttgcatatttttagttttcttcacaaattgagttctgagaacagtttttgttttcagcCCATTTTGGGTTcgcaaacaagttttttagtttcaaaaatagaaaattgtttttggaaacagaaaataaggagaaaaaacagATACCAAATATACCCTTAGGATCTAAAACTTGCACTAGTTGTCATACTAATTCTTTTCTACAGCCAAAGCCATTTATTAAATCAGAAATTTTCACAACTGACAATTTTACTCTTCTTAAGCATAAACACAATGGTGCCTAATAATGAACAATAATAGTAAGTCACCATGGATAAATTAAGAATTAGACTCTCAATTGTAAGAATTAACTTTATTCGAGTAAGACAAAATTGGAGATTTTACTAGGAAAAAAGGAGTTACCCTATATGCAATCCCTTTTggtcattattttttaaaagtagaaTAGGGCAAGATCTTGAGCACTGCACCTTGGTTGAAGTGTTCAGCATTCCTGAATTTGAAGCATCAAGGCAGAATTTATCCATACGCAGGTTATTTTTTTCCATACACAATACAATGTCTTCTACAGGGGGACTTACTCCACTGCTACTGTCCCATAAATCCTTGTTATCATAAATAATGCTATTTCCTCCAGGTTTTGTCCCAGATAACAACTCCTCGTTCTTGTTTAGTATTCCTGCTAATGCAACATCCTCTTTAGCTTCAGCCTCTGATATGCTGAGCATACCAGTAGAAAGTGACTCTGGAACATCTGCAAACCTTTTCTCAGGCATTATTCGAGGATCCTTGACTCTAAGAGACACAATTGCATGAGAAGAAAAATTCTCCTGATTCCCAAGTACAGAAGACTTCAATTGGGAGTCATGCTTGGATTCTACAGCTGAATGCTTCCTCAATTGCCAAGGGTTCTCTGAAGAACTGTAAAGCCAGTCAACACCAATTAGACATCTTGCACTTCTTCACTTAGTAAGACATATTTCTAGCATTAAATAACTCACCAAGTAACAGGATGTAATATCTTCTGAAGATGCTCAAATGCCTTTAATCCCAATACTTCTAATTTTGCAAGTTGACCTTCAAGCGAAACACAATTGATCAAAATGCCCCTCTCATCCATCTGAAGATAGAACACATGAAGGGGGAAAATAAACGTTAAAAGAGTATGTGATGAGTGATCTAAGCACCAGCTTTTTATCTATTCTACTATATAATACTCTAGGCATGTGAAACCTATTACCAAAAGACATAAAAACAACTTGGTATCGTGTTGGACACATGACATATATCTAATGCAACTACAAAGAAAACTATAACATAAAAAACAATgtcattttcttaaattataaTGTAAGGATCCCTTGAGATTATCATTCACTTATAGGGTAGTTTCCAGAAATTTTAATGCAGCTTAGAGTAACAAGACTTCCCACATACGACACCTCATTTGAAGTTGGAAGTTTAGGCCTACTaagcttcaaaaaataaagagaaatatgATTCTCTTATGAGAACCAAATTTAGAACGTGTACCTCCTTCTGGCAGGCAAATTTTAGAGCATCAAATCCTTCACTAAAAGCAGAAACATGTATCCACACCCACATCTGGCGAAAGGAAGAACTGGACTCAATGTTCTCTGGCTTGTCACAGCCATAATCATCATGGTCCATAGCATCACTATCCCGATTCTGCTGGCAAACAGGTCGCCACATATAGGTCACTGGAGCAATTGGCTGAGAAAGTGGTGCTCCAACATGATGAAGCTGCAAAGAACAAGGAATTCATATATCTAAATCCTAATGTAATCCCAGTTCATAAGAGATCACTTAATGAGATAACCTACCATAGCGCTTCCATACATGGCACCCAAAATAACAGAGCGAGAGGAAGTTTCAGAAAGATCTGAAGGGGAAGgcaccatcagagattttagaACCGATATTAAAGATTCCTGGAAGCATACAACACAAGATCAAATTACATTTAtcgtaataaaataaaaaataaaaaaaattcttgactTTTTTATTGGGCCAGTGGAGCTGGAAATAATTATTTCAACTACTGATTAAAGACCTGCTTCCTCAATCCTATTATTTAACAAATGTGAATGAAATGGGCTTAGAATCAAAACGTTTGAAACAAGAAGAGAGAGTGCCTACCTCCGGACCCTCTAATTGGACAGAAATATGATAACTCGCATCATGTACGAGAACTTCCTGTTTGAACCACTTCAGGAGTGCCCTTGAACCCCTTCCTCTatacaaaacatttaaaaaCCATTGTCAACAATTAAATAGTATAAGGCACATACACCATTCTCCATATATAGcttaaaactaaaaatcttCAAAACACACATTTGTACTCAGTCCATTATCCAATTCACAC comes from Castanea sativa cultivar Marrone di Chiusa Pesio chromosome 3, ASM4071231v1 and encodes:
- the LOC142628270 gene encoding ribonucleases P/MRP protein subunit POP1 encodes the protein MSSTATTKTNVVLPPRKINLQKFRESRGPELESLHSLVSTRLNNDFRSRRNKRRRTTSYDNQAAKKNKKRRRRNETSACLEKDREEKEVKVVPRRIRRRIELRMNQEKGFSSSGDGTKRLRTHVWYAKRFAMTKLWGFYLPLGLQGRGRGSRALLKWFKQEVLVHDASYHISVQLEGPEESLISVLKSLMVPSPSDLSETSSRSVILGAMYGSAMLHHVGAPLSQPIAPVTYMWRPVCQQNRDSDAMDHDDYGCDKPENIESSSSFRQMWVWIHVSAFSEGFDALKFACQKEMDERGILINCVSLEGQLAKLEVLGLKAFEHLQKILHPVTCSSENPWQLRKHSAVESKHDSQLKSSVLGNQENFSSHAIVSLRVKDPRIMPEKRFADVPESLSTGMLSISEAEAKEDVALAGILNKNEELLSGTKPGGNSIIYDNKDLWDSSSGVSPPVEDIVLCMEKNNLRMDKFCLDASNSGMLNTSTKVQCSRSCPILLLKNNDQKGLHIGWSIILPLSWVRVFWAPLISKGAHAIGLREKHWVASEMGMPFFPSDFPDCNAYSFFMANEAAVSNQKVERSPPDVRPWRVPIPPPWETIRHAFKEGPTRAGNSQINNEEKMVYGNLLSNSDSGNCSTSSFVHHSNTFDGVVARTHFVLTDFLREIQGDHLLLFSQLPDKKTRILKLLKDESKFGPSLNGIAHFGYGRKLCFLRILLHAYKEGVFEEGAVVCAPQLTDISLLISRSGTDEGGLQMPQSAVRLYFKEQSPAKWELHKPEDAIARESHRWPIGFVTTGFVRGSKKPVAEALCEVVLLARLREEQWNNMPKKRRKEIYVLVRNLRSSSYRLALATIVLEQQEEDVEFL